In one window of Deinococcus radiotolerans DNA:
- a CDS encoding pyruvate, water dikinase regulatory protein, whose product MPEPRTVVIVSDHTGLTAENMARALLAHFPSQPLRYLRRPFTADHQAARAVCREVTALHDRGEHPIIFTTVTQPDVLHELQTAPAEVFDLLGPGLSTLETQFGTPAVRQIGRHHDMHDSEAYLSRMDALDFALATDDGIGDKQYGLSDVILVGVSRAGKTPTSLFLALQHGVRASNYPLAEDDFDRTGLPIPLEPHRHKLHGLTIDPRRLHAIRTQRKPGSRYASLEQCEHEVRRAERLFQRAGIPVRDTTSASVEEIAAAILSALRASQ is encoded by the coding sequence ATGCCTGAACCCCGCACCGTCGTGATCGTCAGCGACCACACCGGCCTCACCGCCGAGAACATGGCCCGCGCCCTCCTCGCCCACTTCCCCAGCCAGCCTCTACGCTACCTGCGCCGTCCCTTCACCGCCGATCATCAGGCTGCCCGCGCCGTCTGCCGCGAAGTCACCGCCCTGCACGACCGCGGCGAACACCCCATCATCTTCACCACCGTCACCCAACCCGACGTCCTGCACGAACTCCAGACCGCACCTGCCGAGGTCTTCGACCTCCTCGGCCCAGGCCTGAGCACCCTGGAGACGCAGTTCGGCACACCCGCCGTCCGCCAGATCGGCCGGCACCACGACATGCACGACAGCGAAGCGTACCTCTCCCGCATGGACGCCCTCGACTTCGCGCTCGCCACCGACGACGGCATCGGCGACAAACAGTACGGCCTGAGCGACGTCATCCTGGTGGGCGTCTCCCGCGCCGGCAAGACCCCCACCAGCCTCTTCCTCGCCCTCCAGCACGGCGTCCGCGCCAGCAACTACCCCCTCGCCGAGGACGACTTCGACCGCACCGGCCTCCCCATCCCCCTCGAACCGCACCGACACAAACTCCACGGCCTCACCATCGACCCGCGCCGCCTCCACGCGATCCGCACCCAGCGCAAACCCGGCAGCCGCTACGCCAGCCTCGAACAGTGCGAACACGAGGTCCGCCGCGCCGAACGCCTCTTCCAGCGCGCGGGCATTCCAGTCCGCGACACCACCAGCGCCAGCGTCGAGGAGATCGCCGCCGCCATCCTCAGCGCCCTGCGCGCCAGTCAGTAA